The Malus domestica chromosome 06, GDT2T_hap1 genome has a segment encoding these proteins:
- the LOC103437770 gene encoding TORTIFOLIA1-like protein 3: protein MPPAHNLKHRVFTCLNKLSDRDTHSLAASELESIARTLEPTSVPVFLSCIQSTDASDKSPVRRQCVHLVTVLSETHGDSLSPYLSKMLTSITKRLRDPDSAVRSACQNAVASLSCHVTKPSSFGSFLKPLTDALFTEQDPNSQIGLALCLASGIDAAPDPEPAKLARLLPRLEKLIKCDGYKAKPAVLTLIGSVIASGGATGHGVLRSLVPCLVAFLSSEDWAARKAAAKALAKLAVVERETLSEFKAGSLRTFENRKFDKVKSVREVMSQMMEAWKKIPDLSDEASPPPRSNASSKENASDGDGRHPVRSRNSDTPGSGATQLKKKANSASRSTPPQSSYATTARKTSTLKSKDKKANPGMLGKPDGKKPSDWEAEISALGAPSSAGAFDGGFKETDVNIPERRINGNTKRALFRRSSENKVHKFGGSRSGSRVAPYHEERTESTVVVSNVTEDNHKNNRECEDLSRIRNQLLQIEKQQSSLLDLVQKFMGNSQTGMRSLETRVQRLELALDGISYDLALSSGRMTKVNSRRSSCCLLPGADFWSSKFWRKTEGRYSTPGLPNSRGIAPAGAMRYRADDGGNAEALENLRFRLQDRSGFIVNPLAEIRSDSRRISDATRH from the exons ATGCCTCCCGCCCACAACCTCAAGCACCGGGTCTTCACCTGCCTGAATAAGCTCTCCGACCGTGACACTCATTCCCTCGCAGCTTCCGAGCTCGAATCCATCGCCCGGACCCTCGAACCGACATCCGTACCCGTTTTTCTCTCTTGCATCCAGTCCACCGACGCCTCCGACAAGTCTCCGGTACGCCGACAATGCGTCCACCTCGTCACCGTCCTCTCTGAAACTCACGGCGACTCGCTGTCCCCGTACCTCTCCAAAATGCTCACCAGCATTACCAAGCGGCTCCGCGACCCGGACTCGGCGGTCCGATCCGCCTGCCAAAACGCCGTCGCTTCCCTCTCCTGCCACGTCACCAAGCCCTCTTCTTTCGGCTCGTTTCTGAAGCCGCTAACCGACGCGCTTTTCACGGAGCAGGACCCGAACTCGCAGATCGGGTTGGCCCTCTGCCTGGCGTCGGGCATCGACGCCGCGCCCGACCCGGAACCCGCGAAGCTGGCGAGGCTGCTACCGAGGCTCGAGAAGCTGATAAAGTGCGACGGATATAAGGCGAAGCCGGCGGTGCTGACGTTGATCGGGTCCGTGATCGCGTCGGGCGGGGCGACCGGTCACGGTGTTTTGAGGAGCTTGGTTCCTTGCCTCGTCGCGTTCCTAAGCAGCGAGGACTGGGCCGCGAGGAAGGCCGCGGCGAAAGCGCTTGCCAAGCTGGCGGTTGTGGAGAGAGAGACGTTGTCGGAGTTCAAAGCTGGGTCCTTAAGAACGTTCGAGAATCGGAAGTTTGATAAg GTGAAGAGTGTTAGGGAGGTTATGAGTCAGATGATGGAGGCTTGGAAGAAGATTCCCGATCTCTCCGACGAGGCTTCCCCACCGCCGCGATCAAATGCTTCTTCCAAAG AGAATGCAAGTGATGGTGATGGACGCCATCCGGTTAGGTCTAGAAACAGCGATACTCCTGGTTCCGGAGCTACTCAATTGAAGAAGAAAGCTAACTCGGCTAGCAGATCAACTCCGCCTCAGAGTTCTTATGCTACCACTGCTAGGAAGACAAGTACTTTGAAGAGTAAGGACAAGAAGGCGAATCCAGGGATGTTAGGGAAACCAGACGGTAAGAAGCCTTCAGATTGGGAAGCTGAGATTAGTGCGCTTGGCGCTCCCTCATCGGCTGGGGCCTTTGATGGCGGTTTTAAGGAGACGGATGTGAATATCCCAGAAAGGAGGATCAATGGGAACACAAAACGGGCCTTGTTCCGTAGGAGTTCTGAAAACAAAGTGCACAAATTTGGTGGGTCAAGGTCAGGATCTCGTGTGGCTCCGTATCATGAGGAGAGGACAGAATCTACCGTTGTTGTCAGTAATGTTACCGAGGATAATCATAAGAACAACAGAGAATGCGAGGATTTATCACGAATCCGCAATCAACTTCTTCAGATTGAAAAGCAGCAGTCCAGCTTACTTGATCTCGTGCAG AAATTCATGGGCAACTCGCAAACTGGAATGCGTTCCTTGGAGACTCGTGTACAACGGCTAGAGCTAGCACTGGATGGGATCTCATATGATTTGGCTTTGTCAAGTGGAAGGATGACCAAAGTCAACTCACGCCGCAGCTCGTGTTGCCTGCTACCCGGTGCTGATTTTTGGAGTTCCAAGTTCTGGAGGAAAACAGAAGGCAGGTACTCAACGCCAGGGCTTCCTAATTCCAGGGGCATTGCACCGGCAGGAGCCATGCGCTACAGAGCAGATGACGGTGGCAATGCTGAAGCATTGGAGAACCTTAGGTTTCGGCTCCAGGATAGGAGTGGGTTCATTGTAAACCCTTTGGCAGAGATTCGGAGTGACTCAAGGCGTATATCAGATGCCACACGTCACTAG